One Micromonospora craniellae genomic region harbors:
- a CDS encoding winged helix-turn-helix domain-containing protein produces the protein MGVALRDARRSVTSWCRRHTIGGDGAVAAVRRGQRQSESGALSREQELELIDTLRGVHPDEFGLDEELWTRQSLHALIEQHFGLTIEAGVVGAYLRAWGLGPREPRERACGLCVGAVERWVRSEYPAITRAAQEHLAEVYWLGRVRLVGTMPAADVISAVSSRGRVRFMVTTPSVDPALPRDFVLRLSGTEQRTVHLIVDGSWARNEWPRRLPRRIVPHPLPSCGRAQAA, from the coding sequence GTGGGGGTTGCACTCAGAGACGCACGGCGTTCGGTCACCAGTTGGTGCCGACGCCACACCATCGGCGGTGACGGGGCGGTGGCAGCCGTCCGTCGCGGACAGCGACAGAGCGAGTCGGGAGCGCTCAGCCGCGAGCAGGAATTGGAACTGATCGACACCCTGCGGGGCGTACACCCCGACGAGTTCGGCCTGGACGAGGAACTGTGGACCCGCCAGAGCCTGCACGCCCTGATCGAGCAGCACTTCGGACTGACCATCGAGGCCGGGGTCGTCGGGGCGTACCTGCGGGCCTGGGGGTTGGGCCCACGCGAGCCACGCGAGCGCGCCTGCGGGCTCTGCGTCGGCGCGGTCGAGCGCTGGGTACGCAGCGAGTACCCGGCCATCACCCGAGCCGCCCAGGAGCACCTCGCCGAGGTCTACTGGCTCGGCCGGGTGCGGCTCGTCGGCACCATGCCGGCAGCCGACGTGATCTCGGCGGTCTCCTCGCGTGGCCGGGTGAGGTTCATGGTCACCACCCCGTCGGTGGACCCGGCCCTGCCCCGGGACTTCGTGCTCCGCCTCAGCGGCACCGAGCAACGCACCGTACACCTGATCGTGGACGGCTCCTGGGCCCGCAACGAGTGGCCCCGCCGCCTCCCCCGCCGCATCGTGCCTCACCCCCTCCCCAGCTGCGGCCGAGCCCAAGCCGCCTGA
- a CDS encoding DUF3105 domain-containing protein, whose product MSISTPGGPQRRPTVVSTGKKPAAGRPAAGANPTGDKTGSGKPATPRSGGGKGPRKPITPVKVSQGRPWGPIALFVAVGVLATSIIGFGAWATFKGSQSWQDKAAEIDGIVNFRESDPESISNQEHRAGKIEYPHSPPVGGPHNNTWQRCLGDVYAAPIANEHALHSLEHGAVWITYRPDLPEADVEKLADIVRGNDFMLMSPYEGLDKPVSIQAWGYQLKVDDAGDSRLKEFATVLAQNASMEPGVPCSSGNYTTGTGTEPREMQPSMGG is encoded by the coding sequence ATGAGCATCAGCACCCCGGGCGGCCCGCAGCGCCGCCCGACCGTGGTCAGCACCGGCAAGAAGCCGGCGGCGGGTCGGCCGGCCGCCGGCGCCAATCCGACCGGCGACAAGACCGGCTCCGGCAAGCCGGCGACCCCCCGCTCCGGCGGTGGCAAGGGTCCCCGCAAGCCGATCACCCCGGTCAAGGTCAGCCAGGGCCGCCCATGGGGGCCGATCGCCCTCTTCGTCGCCGTGGGCGTGCTCGCCACCTCGATCATCGGCTTCGGCGCCTGGGCGACCTTCAAGGGCAGCCAGTCGTGGCAGGACAAGGCCGCGGAGATCGACGGCATCGTCAACTTCCGGGAGAGCGACCCGGAGAGCATCTCCAACCAGGAGCACCGGGCCGGCAAGATCGAGTACCCGCACAGCCCGCCGGTCGGCGGCCCGCACAACAACACCTGGCAGCGTTGCCTCGGTGACGTCTACGCAGCGCCGATCGCCAACGAGCACGCGCTGCACAGCCTGGAGCACGGCGCGGTCTGGATCACCTACCGCCCCGACCTGCCCGAGGCGGACGTGGAGAAGCTGGCCGACATCGTCCGCGGCAACGACTTCATGCTGATGAGCCCCTACGAGGGCCTCGACAAGCCCGTCTCGATCCAGGCATGGGGCTACCAGCTCAAGGTCGACGACGCCGGCGACTCGCGGCTGAAGGAGTTCGCCACCGTGCTGGCACAGAACGCCTCGATGGAGCCGGGTGTGCCGTGCTCCTCCGGCAACTACACCACCGGCACCGGCACCGAGCCTCGCGAGATGCAGCCGTCGATGGGCGGCTGA
- a CDS encoding homoserine dehydrogenase, whose amino-acid sequence MRLALLGCGTVGAEVVRLLHEQSADLAARIGAPLEIAGIAVRRLGRDRGDLPIDPALFTTDALGLIKRDDVDVVVEVVGGIEPARGWLVEALRAGKSVVTANKALLAEDGGTLHDAAAEGGADLYYEASVAGAIPLLRPLRESLHGDRITRVTGIVNGTTNFILSAMHATGAGFVEALEEATELGYAEADPTADVEGFDAAAKAAILASLAFHTRVGADDVHREGITEVTAADVASAKAMGCTIKLLCIAARGADGQGRETVSVRVHPAMIPLSHPLAGVGDAFNAVFVEADAAGQLMFYGRGAGGSPTASAVLGDVVAVARNRLAGVRAASESAYADLPVRPMGEALTRYHISLDVADRPGVLEAVAGVFARHDVSIATVRQGPAAGGAGGAGEAILVIVTHVAPDAALAATVGELRGLDIVRSVASVLRVEGGS is encoded by the coding sequence GTGCGCCTGGCCCTGCTCGGCTGCGGCACCGTCGGCGCCGAGGTGGTGCGGCTGCTGCACGAGCAGTCGGCCGACCTCGCCGCCCGGATCGGTGCTCCGCTGGAGATCGCCGGCATCGCGGTACGCCGGCTCGGGCGTGACCGTGGTGACCTGCCGATCGACCCGGCCCTGTTCACCACGGACGCGCTCGGGCTGATCAAGCGCGACGACGTGGACGTGGTCGTCGAGGTGGTCGGCGGCATCGAACCGGCGCGCGGGTGGCTGGTGGAGGCGCTGCGGGCCGGCAAGAGCGTGGTCACCGCCAACAAGGCGTTGCTCGCCGAGGACGGCGGCACGCTGCACGACGCGGCGGCCGAGGGCGGCGCCGACCTCTACTACGAGGCATCGGTGGCCGGGGCGATCCCGCTGCTGCGCCCGCTGCGCGAGTCGCTGCACGGCGACCGGATCACCCGCGTCACCGGCATCGTCAACGGCACCACCAACTTCATCCTCTCCGCCATGCACGCCACCGGCGCCGGCTTTGTGGAGGCGCTGGAGGAGGCTACCGAGCTGGGGTACGCGGAGGCCGACCCGACCGCCGACGTGGAGGGCTTCGACGCTGCGGCCAAGGCGGCGATCCTCGCCTCGCTGGCCTTCCACACCCGGGTCGGTGCCGACGACGTGCACCGCGAGGGCATCACCGAGGTGACCGCCGCCGACGTGGCCAGCGCGAAGGCGATGGGCTGCACGATCAAGCTGCTCTGCATCGCCGCGCGTGGCGCCGACGGTCAGGGGCGCGAGACGGTCAGCGTCCGGGTGCACCCGGCGATGATCCCGCTGAGCCACCCGCTGGCCGGCGTCGGCGACGCGTTCAACGCGGTCTTCGTCGAGGCCGACGCGGCCGGGCAGTTGATGTTCTACGGGCGGGGCGCGGGAGGTTCGCCGACCGCCAGCGCGGTGCTGGGCGACGTGGTGGCGGTGGCCCGCAACCGGCTGGCCGGGGTCCGCGCGGCCAGCGAGTCCGCCTACGCCGACCTGCCGGTACGGCCGATGGGCGAGGCGCTCACCCGCTACCACATCAGTCTCGACGTGGCCGACCGTCCGGGTGTGCTGGAGGCGGTGGCCGGGGTGTTCGCCCGCCACGACGTCTCGATCGCCACCGTGCGGCAGGGGCCGGCCGCCGGCGGCGCCGGGGGAGCGGGCGAGGCGATCCTGGTCATCGTGACCCACGTGGCGCCCGACGCGGCGCTGGCGGCGACCGTCGGGGAGCTGCGCGGGCTCGATATCGTCCGTTCGGTGGCGAGCGTGCTGCGGGTCGAGGGGGGCTCGTGA
- a CDS encoding TetR/AcrR family transcriptional regulator, with the protein MVTTDESGSRARTRQAILQAAIEVLGHNQAASLGEIATAAQVGRTTLHRYFAERSDLLAAVAAEGARRLNEATGRARLADGTGAEALLRLCAEYFDLGDLLSLVFAEPALVEDPVWGTEVCDDDFYAMIARGHADGSIDPALPAPWLQSVLWSQLYGGWSYLASHEVSRHEALGLVIRTVAGAVAPRG; encoded by the coding sequence GTGGTGACCACCGACGAGAGCGGCAGCCGGGCACGGACCCGGCAGGCCATCCTGCAGGCCGCGATCGAGGTGCTCGGGCACAACCAGGCCGCCAGCCTGGGCGAGATCGCCACCGCCGCCCAGGTCGGTCGGACCACCCTGCACCGCTACTTCGCCGAACGGTCCGACCTGCTGGCCGCCGTCGCCGCCGAAGGTGCGAGACGGCTCAACGAGGCCACCGGACGCGCCCGCCTCGCCGACGGCACCGGCGCCGAGGCGCTGCTCCGCCTCTGCGCCGAGTACTTCGACCTGGGTGACCTGCTCTCGCTCGTCTTCGCCGAGCCGGCGCTCGTCGAGGACCCGGTCTGGGGCACCGAGGTCTGCGACGACGACTTCTACGCCATGATCGCGCGAGGACACGCCGACGGCAGCATCGACCCGGCGCTACCCGCGCCGTGGTTGCAGTCGGTGCTGTGGTCCCAGTTGTACGGCGGCTGGAGCTACCTGGCCTCCCACGAGGTCTCCCGGCACGAGGCCCTCGGCCTGGTCATCCGGACCGTTGCCGGCGCGGTCGCACCCCGGGGCTGA
- a CDS encoding ABC transporter ATP-binding protein, which produces MTATAVPTSTEPEPTAQRGRTGLLLAYLRPHWPAMLIGLLLGLVANAAGLATPLVTKWVLDTLGAGDSLARPVTVLLVLVVVGAAISLWQWILMGRIAEQVVLDARTGVIRRYLAARIDQLTHRSGGELVTRATSDPALLHEASGSLVGLTNGALALVGTLVLMGTLDLVLLGATMVAVVVVAVLMGLLLPSIGRAQEAAQESVGRLGGTLEGSLRAIRTVKASRAEQRQTAALTTDARDAARHGLHAARRSALVWTISWTGIQLAIIVILGVGAARAERGLIEVSTLIAFLLYAFGLMGPISELTQNLTAMQAGIAAAGRLREIEALEAEPGSSPTATTPAEPEPVPPGGAAGRRDLVGPVLTLRGVTVRYAPSAPPAVRDIDLDIPRVGHTALVGPSGAGKTTLFSLLLRFLEPEHGEVLLDGRRYPDHTPAQVRGRLAYVEQEAPVVPGTIGDNLRFTHPDASDDELWAALRAVNLHEKVSGLELGLDTPLAATTVSGGERQRIALARAVLRTPDVLLLDEATSQVDGLTEAVVSRCVRERAREGAVVTIAHRLSTVLDADQIVVMERGRIRAVGDHATLLGTDELYRDLVASLRIGTAEPVPAPGSDGRTGSGTLLVPFERLPQE; this is translated from the coding sequence GTGACTGCAACCGCCGTACCCACCTCGACCGAACCCGAGCCGACCGCTCAGCGGGGCCGCACCGGGCTGCTGCTGGCCTACCTCCGGCCGCACTGGCCGGCGATGCTGATCGGGCTGCTGCTCGGCCTGGTCGCCAACGCGGCCGGGCTGGCCACCCCGCTGGTGACCAAATGGGTGCTGGACACCCTCGGCGCCGGTGACTCGCTGGCCCGACCGGTCACCGTGCTGCTGGTGCTCGTGGTGGTCGGTGCCGCCATCTCGCTGTGGCAGTGGATCCTGATGGGCCGCATCGCCGAGCAGGTGGTGCTCGACGCCCGCACCGGGGTGATCCGCCGCTACCTCGCCGCCCGGATCGACCAGCTGACCCACCGCTCTGGCGGCGAACTCGTCACCCGCGCCACCTCCGATCCCGCGCTGCTGCACGAGGCGTCCGGCAGCCTGGTCGGACTGACCAACGGAGCGCTGGCGCTGGTCGGGACGCTGGTGCTGATGGGCACGCTCGACCTGGTGCTGCTGGGTGCCACCATGGTCGCGGTGGTCGTGGTGGCGGTGCTGATGGGACTGCTGCTGCCGTCCATCGGACGTGCCCAGGAGGCGGCCCAGGAATCGGTCGGGCGGCTCGGTGGCACCCTGGAAGGTTCGCTGCGCGCCATCCGGACGGTCAAGGCCAGCCGCGCCGAGCAGCGCCAGACGGCGGCGCTCACCACGGACGCCCGCGACGCCGCCCGGCACGGACTCCACGCCGCCCGGCGCAGCGCCCTGGTGTGGACCATCTCCTGGACCGGCATCCAGCTCGCGATCATCGTCATCCTCGGCGTCGGCGCGGCGCGGGCCGAACGTGGCCTGATCGAGGTGTCCACCCTGATCGCGTTCCTGCTCTATGCCTTCGGGCTGATGGGGCCGATCAGCGAACTCACCCAGAACCTCACCGCCATGCAGGCCGGGATCGCGGCGGCCGGTCGGCTCCGCGAGATCGAGGCGTTGGAGGCCGAACCCGGCTCGTCGCCGACCGCCACCACGCCCGCCGAGCCGGAGCCCGTCCCGCCGGGCGGCGCCGCCGGGCGTCGCGACCTCGTCGGGCCGGTGCTGACACTCCGCGGCGTCACCGTCCGGTACGCCCCCTCGGCGCCACCCGCCGTGCGGGACATCGACCTGGATATTCCCCGTGTCGGCCACACCGCGCTGGTCGGGCCCTCCGGGGCCGGCAAGACCACGCTGTTCTCCCTGCTGCTGCGCTTCCTCGAACCGGAGCACGGTGAGGTGCTGCTCGACGGCCGGCGGTACCCGGACCACACCCCGGCGCAGGTCCGTGGCCGACTGGCCTACGTGGAGCAGGAGGCGCCGGTGGTGCCCGGCACCATCGGGGACAACCTGCGCTTCACCCACCCGGACGCCAGCGACGACGAACTGTGGGCCGCGCTACGCGCGGTGAACCTGCACGAGAAGGTGAGCGGGCTGGAGCTCGGGCTGGACACGCCGCTGGCGGCCACCACCGTCTCCGGTGGCGAACGGCAGCGCATCGCGCTGGCGCGGGCGGTGCTGCGTACGCCGGACGTGCTGCTGCTCGACGAGGCCACCTCGCAGGTCGACGGCCTGACCGAGGCGGTGGTGAGCCGGTGCGTCCGGGAACGGGCCCGGGAAGGGGCGGTGGTGACGATCGCGCACCGACTCTCCACCGTGCTCGACGCCGACCAGATCGTGGTGATGGAGCGTGGGCGGATCCGTGCCGTCGGTGACCACGCCACCCTGCTGGGCACCGACGAGCTGTACCGGGACCTGGTGGCGTCGCTGCGGATCGGCACCGCCGAACCGGTGCCCGCCCCGGGCAGCGACGGGCGGACCGGGTCGGGCACACTGCTCGTGCCCTTCGAACGCCTTCCCCAGGAGTGA
- a CDS encoding DUF305 domain-containing protein, protein MSEQAGGATPRPASRTLRYLTLAVTALMLLAVGWTAATLAAGRTPGERSAEAGFARDMSRHHAQAVEMAMIAYAKGQDPAIRQMGYDMALTQQAQIGHMQRWLQEWDLLPTGTRPAMEWMPDGVRVDANGLMPGMATREQIAQLHEAQGAEVDRLFMDLIIRHHLGGIHMADGLLKTSDRAEVVRMAEAMKQAQQNEINELRKLQQAAG, encoded by the coding sequence GTGTCCGAGCAGGCGGGCGGGGCGACGCCCCGCCCGGCCTCCCGGACGCTGCGTTACCTGACGCTGGCCGTGACCGCGCTGATGCTGCTCGCCGTCGGCTGGACGGCCGCCACGCTGGCCGCCGGGCGTACTCCGGGCGAGAGGTCGGCCGAGGCCGGCTTCGCCCGGGACATGTCGCGCCACCACGCACAGGCGGTGGAGATGGCCATGATCGCGTACGCCAAGGGCCAGGATCCCGCGATCCGGCAGATGGGGTACGACATGGCGCTGACCCAGCAGGCGCAGATCGGTCACATGCAGCGCTGGTTGCAGGAATGGGACCTGCTGCCCACCGGCACCCGCCCGGCGATGGAGTGGATGCCGGACGGCGTACGGGTGGACGCGAACGGGCTGATGCCCGGCATGGCCACCCGGGAGCAGATCGCCCAGCTCCACGAGGCGCAGGGCGCCGAGGTCGACCGCCTCTTCATGGATCTGATCATCAGGCATCACCTGGGCGGCATCCACATGGCCGACGGGCTGCTCAAGACGTCCGACCGCGCCGAGGTGGTCCGGATGGCCGAGGCCATGAAGCAGGCACAGCAGAATGAGATCAACGAACTCCGGAAGCTCCAGCAGGCCGCCGGCTGA
- the thrC gene encoding threonine synthase — protein sequence MWRGLIEAYRDRLPVTDATPVVTLHEGNTPLLPAPVLSARLGCDVYLKVEGANPTGSFKDRGMTMAVSKSVEAGNKAIICASTGNTSASAAAYAARAGVTCAVLVPQGKIALGKLAQALVHGAKLLQVNGNFDDCLALAAKLAQDYPVALVNSVNIDRLHGQKTAAFEIVEALGDAPDIHCLPVGNAGNISAYWMGYVEDSDAGNATRTPKMYGFQAAGAAPIVTGQVVPEPSTIATAIRIGNPASWTKALDARAASGGLIEAVTDREILTAYRLLAREVGVFVELGSAASVAGLLQQAAAGRVPAGSTVVCTVTGHGLKDPEWAITTAPAPVTIANDPLAAARSLDLV from the coding sequence ATGTGGCGGGGTCTGATCGAGGCGTACCGGGACCGGCTGCCGGTCACCGACGCCACGCCGGTCGTCACGCTGCACGAGGGGAACACGCCGTTGTTGCCCGCGCCGGTGCTCTCCGCCCGGCTCGGCTGTGACGTCTACCTCAAGGTGGAGGGCGCGAACCCGACCGGGTCGTTCAAGGACCGGGGCATGACGATGGCCGTCTCCAAGTCGGTCGAGGCGGGCAACAAGGCGATCATCTGCGCCTCCACCGGTAACACCAGCGCCTCCGCCGCCGCGTACGCGGCCCGCGCGGGGGTGACCTGTGCGGTGCTGGTGCCGCAGGGCAAGATCGCCCTCGGCAAGCTGGCCCAGGCCCTGGTGCACGGCGCGAAGCTGCTCCAGGTCAACGGGAACTTCGACGACTGCCTGGCGCTGGCCGCCAAGCTCGCCCAGGACTACCCGGTGGCGCTGGTCAACTCGGTCAACATCGACCGGTTGCACGGTCAGAAGACGGCGGCGTTCGAGATCGTGGAGGCGCTGGGCGACGCGCCGGACATCCACTGCCTGCCGGTCGGCAACGCCGGCAACATCTCGGCCTACTGGATGGGCTACGTCGAGGACAGCGACGCCGGCAACGCCACCCGTACCCCGAAGATGTACGGCTTCCAGGCCGCCGGTGCCGCGCCGATCGTGACCGGGCAGGTGGTGCCCGAGCCGTCCACGATCGCCACCGCCATCCGGATCGGTAACCCGGCGAGCTGGACGAAGGCGCTGGACGCCCGCGCGGCCAGCGGCGGGCTGATCGAGGCGGTCACCGACCGGGAGATCCTGACCGCGTACCGGTTGCTCGCCCGGGAGGTCGGCGTCTTCGTGGAGCTGGGCAGCGCGGCCAGCGTGGCGGGTCTGTTGCAGCAGGCCGCCGCCGGTCGGGTGCCGGCCGGATCCACCGTGGTCTGCACGGTCACCGGGCACGGCCTGAAGGACCCGGAGTGGGCCATCACCACGGCTCCCGCGCCGGTGACCATCGCCAACGACCCGCTGGCCGCGGCCCGCTCGCTCGACCTGGTCTGA
- the lysA gene encoding diaminopimelate decarboxylase, producing the protein MRAHEAGALHGDIGNRGPAWLRTPADVNALVPRLWPRNTRRGDDGALVVAGLDVRDIAARFGTPVYVLDEDDLRSRCRDFRAAFPDEDVYYAGKAFLCRAVVRMIAEEGLFLDVCSGGELAVALAGGMPPARIGFHGNNKSVAELSRALDAGVGRIIVDSSAEIDRLTALARERGVRPRVMIRVTVGVEAHTHEFIATAHEDQKFGFSLAGGAASAAALRILDEDVLELRGLHSHIGSQIFDTSGFEVSARRVLSLQAQIRNARGVELPELDLGGGFGIAYTTQDDPSTPHELAKRLRRIVDAECAAERLAVPRVSIEPGRAIVGPAVFTLYEVGTVKSVLLGAGGDASDGHRAYVSVDGGMSDNIRTALYDAAYSATLASRATAAGSMLARVVGKHCESGDILVKDEFLPADVQPGDLVAVPGTGAYCRSMASNYNHVPRPPVVAVRDGQARLIVRRETEEDLLALDVG; encoded by the coding sequence ATGCGCGCTCATGAGGCCGGTGCGCTGCACGGTGACATCGGCAACCGCGGGCCGGCGTGGCTGCGCACCCCGGCCGATGTCAACGCCCTGGTGCCGCGCCTCTGGCCGCGCAACACCCGGCGCGGCGACGACGGCGCGCTGGTGGTCGCGGGGCTGGACGTCCGCGACATCGCCGCCCGGTTCGGCACCCCGGTGTACGTCCTGGACGAGGACGACCTGCGGTCGCGCTGCCGCGACTTCCGGGCCGCCTTCCCGGACGAGGACGTGTACTACGCGGGCAAGGCGTTCCTCTGCCGCGCGGTGGTCCGGATGATCGCCGAGGAGGGCCTGTTCCTCGACGTGTGCAGCGGTGGGGAGCTGGCCGTGGCGTTGGCTGGCGGGATGCCGCCTGCGCGGATCGGCTTCCACGGCAACAACAAGTCCGTGGCCGAGCTGAGCCGGGCGCTGGACGCCGGGGTGGGCCGGATCATCGTCGACTCGTCCGCCGAGATCGACCGGCTCACCGCGCTGGCCCGCGAGCGGGGCGTCCGGCCCCGGGTGATGATCAGGGTCACCGTCGGCGTGGAGGCGCACACCCACGAGTTCATCGCCACCGCCCACGAGGACCAGAAGTTCGGCTTCTCGCTGGCCGGGGGCGCGGCGAGCGCGGCGGCGCTGCGCATCCTGGACGAGGACGTGCTGGAGCTGCGCGGGCTGCACTCGCACATCGGCTCGCAGATCTTCGACACCAGCGGCTTCGAGGTGTCCGCCCGCCGGGTGCTCTCGCTCCAGGCCCAGATCCGCAACGCCCGTGGGGTGGAGCTGCCGGAGCTGGACCTCGGCGGCGGCTTCGGTATCGCGTACACCACCCAGGACGACCCCTCGACCCCGCACGAGCTGGCCAAGCGGCTGCGCAGGATCGTGGACGCGGAGTGCGCGGCGGAGCGGCTGGCGGTGCCGCGCGTCTCGATCGAGCCGGGTCGGGCGATCGTCGGCCCGGCCGTGTTCACCCTCTACGAGGTGGGCACCGTGAAGTCCGTGCTGTTGGGTGCCGGTGGTGACGCGTCCGACGGGCACCGTGCCTATGTCAGCGTCGACGGGGGGATGAGCGACAACATCCGGACCGCGCTCTACGACGCCGCGTACTCGGCGACGCTGGCCTCCCGGGCCACCGCCGCCGGGTCGATGCTCGCCCGCGTGGTGGGAAAGCATTGTGAGTCCGGGGACATCCTGGTGAAGGATGAATTCCTGCCCGCCGACGTGCAGCCCGGAGATCTTGTCGCGGTACCGGGCACCGGTGCCTACTGCCGCAGCATGGCCAGCAACTACAACCACGTGCCCCGCCCCCCGGTGGTCGCGGTGCGGGACGGCCAGGCCCGGCTGATCGTTCGACGGGAGACCGAAGAGGACCTGCTCGCCTTGGATGTGGGATGA
- the argS gene encoding arginine--tRNA ligase, whose product MTPAELAEAVLAAAHAVFTDRGLDRSALPEHTTVERPRSPEHGDYAATLALQLSKKVGTPPRELATALAAALASTAGIKSVEIAGPGFLNIRLDAAAAGQLARTIVEAGEEYGRGDRLTGLKINLEFVSANPTGPVHIGGVRWAAVGDALSRLLRAAGAEVGTEYYFNDAGSQIDRFARSLLAAARGEAAPEDGYGGAYIAEIAAEVTTRRPEVLSLNEAAAQEVFRAEGVALMFEEIKSSLRDFGVEFDTYFNEKDLHDRGELEHALTRLREQGHVFEADGATWLRTTDFGDDKDRVLRKSNGDWTYFAADCAYYLDKRERGFDRVVIMLGADHHGYIGRMKAMAACFGDEPEQTLEILIGQMVNLVRDGAPVRMSKRAGTVVTLEDLVDAIGVDASRYALARYSADSPIDIDVELWTRAKNDNPVHYVQYVAARTAGAARNAAEIGLSRGDAAAFHAELLDHEKENELLKALAEFPAVVATAAELREPHRIARYLEESVAQAYHRFYDNCRISPQGDEEITDTHRARLWLNDATRVVIANGLRLLGVSAPERM is encoded by the coding sequence GTGACTCCCGCTGAACTAGCCGAAGCCGTCCTGGCCGCCGCTCACGCCGTCTTCACCGACCGGGGGCTGGACCGCTCCGCGCTGCCGGAACACACGACGGTCGAGCGACCCCGCAGTCCCGAGCACGGCGACTACGCCGCCACGCTGGCGCTCCAGCTCAGCAAGAAGGTGGGAACACCCCCCCGCGAGCTGGCCACCGCGCTGGCCGCCGCGCTGGCCAGCACGGCGGGGATCAAGTCGGTGGAGATCGCGGGCCCGGGCTTCCTCAACATCCGGCTCGACGCCGCCGCCGCCGGCCAGCTCGCCCGGACCATCGTCGAGGCGGGCGAGGAGTACGGCCGTGGTGACCGGCTCACCGGCCTGAAGATCAACCTTGAGTTCGTGTCGGCCAACCCGACCGGGCCGGTGCACATCGGCGGGGTGCGGTGGGCGGCGGTCGGCGACGCGCTGAGCCGCCTGCTGCGGGCCGCCGGCGCCGAGGTCGGTACGGAGTACTACTTCAACGACGCCGGCTCGCAGATCGACCGGTTCGCCCGTTCGCTGCTCGCCGCCGCCCGGGGCGAGGCGGCCCCGGAGGACGGCTACGGCGGGGCGTACATCGCCGAGATCGCCGCCGAGGTCACCACCCGGCGGCCGGAGGTGCTGTCGCTGAACGAGGCCGCCGCCCAGGAGGTGTTCCGGGCGGAGGGCGTCGCGCTGATGTTCGAGGAGATCAAGTCCTCGCTGCGCGACTTCGGGGTGGAGTTCGATACCTACTTCAACGAGAAGGACCTGCACGACCGGGGTGAGCTGGAGCACGCCCTGACCCGGCTGCGGGAGCAGGGGCACGTCTTCGAGGCCGACGGCGCGACCTGGCTGCGCACCACCGACTTCGGCGACGACAAGGACCGGGTGCTGCGCAAGTCCAACGGCGATTGGACGTACTTCGCCGCGGACTGCGCCTACTACCTGGACAAGCGGGAGCGCGGCTTCGACCGGGTCGTGATCATGCTGGGCGCGGACCACCACGGCTACATCGGCCGGATGAAGGCGATGGCCGCCTGCTTCGGCGACGAGCCGGAGCAGACCCTGGAGATCCTCATCGGCCAGATGGTCAACCTGGTACGCGACGGCGCGCCGGTGCGGATGAGCAAGCGCGCCGGCACCGTGGTCACCCTGGAGGACCTGGTCGACGCCATCGGCGTGGACGCCTCCCGGTACGCGCTGGCCCGCTACTCGGCCGACTCGCCGATCGACATCGACGTGGAGTTGTGGACCCGGGCCAAGAACGACAACCCGGTCCACTACGTCCAGTACGTCGCGGCCCGCACCGCCGGGGCGGCCCGCAACGCGGCCGAGATCGGGCTGAGCCGGGGCGACGCCGCCGCGTTCCACGCCGAGCTGCTCGACCACGAGAAGGAGAACGAGCTGCTCAAGGCGCTCGCCGAGTTCCCCGCCGTGGTGGCCACCGCCGCCGAGCTGCGCGAGCCGCACCGGATCGCCCGCTACCTGGAGGAGAGCGTCGCGCAGGCGTACCACCGGTTCTACGACAACTGCCGGATCTCACCGCAGGGCGACGAGGAGATCACCGACACTCACCGGGCCCGGCTCTGGCTGAACGACGCCACCCGGGTGGTCATCGCCAACGGCCTGCGCCTGCTCGGCGTCTCGGCCCCGGAGAGGATGTGA